In Mustela erminea isolate mMusErm1 chromosome 7, mMusErm1.Pri, whole genome shotgun sequence, the genomic stretch GGGGGGCATCCCCGGGCGCTGACAGCCTCGTTCCCGGCCAGTGGGCGCGCAGCGCTGGCGCCTGAGGGGACTCCCCGGCCACCTGCAGGTGCCGCCGCGCCGAGGGAGCGTCGCTAGCAGCAACGCCAGGCTGACGAGGACACTGGAGCCGAGGGGTCTCCGGGCCAGCGAAGGGCAAGAGTAGAGCCCGCAGCGAGAGCCGGCCAGCCGGTCCGCGGGCCCCGACGGCACGCTCCCCCGTCGGCCAAAGGCAGGCAGGCCCCGCGCGGCGGCCGGGGttgggcggcggcggcggcctcgGGCCTCGGGGCTTCGGGGTGGCCAGCCATGACCTTCGGGCGCAGCAGGGCGGCCTCGGTGGTGCTGAACGTGGGCGGCGCCCGGTACTCGCTGTCCCGGGAGCTGCTGAAGGACTTCCCGCTGCGCCGCGTGAGCCGGCTGCACGGCTGCCGCTCGGAGCGCGACGTGCTCGAGGTGTGCGACGACTACGACCGCGAGCGCAACGAGTACTTCTTCGACCGGCACTCGGAGGCCTTCGGCTTCATCCTGCTCTACGTGCGCGGCCACGGCAAGCTGCGCTTCGCGCCGCGGATGTGCGAGCTCTCCTTCTACAACGAGATGATCTACTGGGGCCTGGAGGGCGCGCACCTCGAGTACTGCTGCCAGCGCCGCCTCGACGACCGCATGTCCGACACCTACACCTTCTACTCGGCCGACGAGCCGGGCGCGCTGGGCCGCGACGAGGCGCGACCTGGCGGTGCCGAGGCGGCCCCCTCCCGCCGCTGGCTCGAGCGCATGCGGCGGACCTTCGAGGAGCCTACGTCGTCGCTGGCCGCGCAGATCCTGGCCAGCGTGTCGGTCGTGTTTGTGATCGTGTCCATGGTGGTGCTGTGCGCCAGCACCCTGCCGGACTGGCGCGCCGCGGCGGCCGACAACCGCAGCCTGGATGACCGGAGCAGGTACTCCGCCggccctgggagggagccctCCGGGTAGGACGCACAGCTTCTCTGCCCGTCCCGTCCGTCCTGTCGCGTTCTGTCCGTCCCGTCCGTCGGTCTCGTCTCCGTCCTGTTTGCCTCGGGGAGGCCGAGCCAGGCCGGTTCCGGGCCCAGCGAGGCCAGCCAGGGGACGGGTTGGCCCTCACTTCCCGCTCCTGTTTTCCTGGCACCAGGCGGCTGTGGTCCATACACTAGATCCGCCTCTTGAGGGTGAATCGccaggcatggggaggggcaggtagAGATAAACAAGCCTCCCTCATCTTTTAGTTTACTTTGGAGCAAATAGCAACTAGTTAACTGGATGTTCCCAAACTTTTATTGTTAGTACTCAACGATTTAACCTTGGGCTAAGAGCAGCTAATTGGCAGCTTTGCCAATTTTTGGTGGCGTTTGGAAAGATGGAAGTCTTGTTATGGTGAAATACGGTGGTCACACGTTGCATACACTTTGCATAGTATGTACTTTAATGGAATTGTTATAAAAGAGATTAACTTAACGATAGACTAAATAATGGATGTCTgtgcccttttctcttttcttttacaatGGAGTTAGCAAAGCACCTGTCCATCGTTTAGTACCAGAGTTACACACTGTGACTTTCAGAAGGATCTTCAGTatagggaggggggaaaaaatcactaccttggaaaagaagaaatatttaaactgCCCGAAATCCAGAAACAGTATTGGAGTAGttaatagcttttcttttcagtttattaGAATGCAAGGGAAATATTTGAATCTTTCCTTCTATCGTGTTTGCCTTTCAATAGAGATAACAGACTTCTGTTTTTAGTACTAGTGagtttattttgcatatttgacAGGAGGAATGAATAGTAAAGTTGGATTTTCAAGGGAGACAGTCTCTTTGGGCACAAACACAAAATTGTatattctgttttgatttttttttttaattttttgttaacttaaacattttttatttatttgagggagagagagagagcacaagtgtggggaggggcagagggagagggacaagtggattcttggctgagcagggagccccatgtgaggcttggtcccaggaccctgagatcatgacctgagctgaagtcagatgtttaacggactgagccacccaggtgcccctttgataCTGTTTTAAGAGGCCCCcctccattcatttttatttgttttatttatttattttccctccattcatttttaaaattaggttgtgCCTGATCGTCTTTTCCTGTTAGACATGTGCATGTTTCCAATGATATTATGTGTTGTGAGGTTGAGTGTATTACCTACACATAATATTCTTCCTTTGGAGAGTGaagattgttttttaaactaagaaGTAGTAAATAAAATTGTCTAGTACCACAGAGTCCATTACTGATATATTGGTATCTTGGCATGAAATCCAAGATACA encodes the following:
- the KCNG3 gene encoding potassium voltage-gated channel subfamily G member 3 isoform X3, which translates into the protein MTFGRSRAASVVLNVGGARYSLSRELLKDFPLRRVSRLHGCRSERDVLEVCDDYDRERNEYFFDRHSEAFGFILLYVRGHGKLRFAPRMCELSFYNEMIYWGLEGAHLEYCCQRRLDDRMSDTYTFYSADEPGALGRDEARPGGAEAAPSRRWLERMRRTFEEPTSSLAAQILASVSVVFVIVSMVVLCASTLPDWRAAAADNRSLDDRSRYSAGPGREPSGIIEAICIGWFTAECIVRFIVSKNKCEFVKRPLNIIDLLAITPYYISVLMTVFTGENSQLQRAGVTLRVLRMMRIFWVIKLARHFIGLQTLGLTLKRCYREMVMLLVFICVAMAIFSALSQLLEHGLDLETSNKDFASIPAACWSALPLPHPLHSRIQDEEAASSEMSLL
- the KCNG3 gene encoding potassium voltage-gated channel subfamily G member 3 isoform X1, which gives rise to MTFGRSRAASVVLNVGGARYSLSRELLKDFPLRRVSRLHGCRSERDVLEVCDDYDRERNEYFFDRHSEAFGFILLYVRGHGKLRFAPRMCELSFYNEMIYWGLEGAHLEYCCQRRLDDRMSDTYTFYSADEPGALGRDEARPGGAEAAPSRRWLERMRRTFEEPTSSLAAQILASVSVVFVIVSMVVLCASTLPDWRAAAADNRSLDDRSRYSAGPGREPSGIIEAICIGWFTAECIVRFIVSKNKCEFVKRPLNIIDLLAITPYYISVLMTVFTGENSQLQRAGVTLRVLRMMRIFWVIKLARHFIGLQTLGLTLKRCYREMVMLLVFICVAMAIFSALSQLLEHGLDLETSNKDFASIPAACWWVIISMTTVGYGDMYPITMPGRILGGVCVVSGIVLLALPITFIYHSFVQCYHELKFRSARYSRSLSAEFLN